Below is a window of Candidozyma auris chromosome 3, complete sequence DNA.
AAGCAGATACGATTGCAACAACGTAAGGTAAACATTCCAACTGATTACTAATGATGAGAATTTTGGCAAATCTTGGACTAAGAGGGAAATAAGACATAGTTTTGCCAAGCTCAGTTATCTTCTTTGAGGTACGATCAACTGCACCCAACGTGACAAGAAGACTCTCAGCTTTCGACAATGCATTTCTATCTGGTGGAGTTGGGAAGGGAAAATTGACAATCTGGTCAATGCCCATGCTTTTCATCGTAAGTACAATGCTTTCAACTGGCATTCGCAAGATCTCGGGCTTGCTGAATTTTGGGAAGTACTCTTCGTAGACTGCCGAAGAGAAGAGTCTGTAGCAATGACCTGGGCCAGTTCTACCGGCTCTACCAGCTCTTTGGTCAGcagaagcttttgaaatcCAGTCAACCTCAAAAGACTGGACAccattctcttcatcgtaCTTTCTCTCTTTAGCCCGACCACAATCCACCACATAGCGAATTCCTGGTATAGTAAGTGACGTTTCGGCAACATTCGTTGCAACTATGCACATACGACTTCCCTCTGGAGGACTCTCGAATACCTTCATTTGTTGGACGGTCGGAAGAGCAGAGAAAAGCGGGAGGACATATAGAGGATCATCTGCGGATTGATTtggttcttgttcttcatcaaaaccctcctcctcgtcactATCCTCTGCTGAGTCAGTTTCATCCTCTTCCGTCTCCTTTCTCGTCCTCAATACAATGTCGAGGTCAATGTCTTCAGCTTCCATGGCAACATTGTTGCTTACTTTGTACTTCGCCCCGTTATCGTCATTGTATTGTGCCGTTTTCTTCTTAAAGGGAAACTCTTGCCTTAGCTTTTTCACCAAGCCATTTATCTCATTCTGACCAGtcaaaaatatcaaaatACCGCCTGGAGGTAACTTCTTATGAATTTTGCAGGTCTTCCGGAAAGCTTCCTCTAGATAGTCATATTGAgtctttttgttgaagtggaCCGAAACAGGATATTGTCTGGCATCAACCTGCAAAACTGGAGGGGGTGTGTTGAAAAGCTGCTTGTTTTCTGAAAAGTCTGACACCCTCAATGTAGCAGACATGATGACCAATTTGAGCGGGATGTTTCGTGATCTTCTGAGTTTCACTATACGAGACAACATTCCTATAAGAATGTCTGTGTTGATATTTCTTTCGTGagcttcatcaatgataAGCGCAGAATACTTTGTAAGTAGAAAATCTTGCATCATTTCTCTCAATAGAACACCATCAGTCATAAATTTGAGAGCTGTTCCGTCAGGCTGGTCCTCATCCTTGATTGTCGAGTCAAATCTGATCTGATAGCCGACTCTCTTGCCGTGGATATCCCCTAACTCAGAGCCAACGCGGTTGGCCATGGACACGGCGGCCACCCTTCTTGGTTGAGTTACGCCGATCATACCTGGGTAAGATGAGCCAGCATGACCAAATCCCGCCTCGTAAAGGAATTGCGGAACCTGGGTGGTTTTACCAGAACCTGTTTCACCACACAATACAATACAGTCATGGTGGTGGATGGCTTCCATGATTCTGAGCTCTTCACTAAAAACTGGAAGTCGAGAACGCAGCTCTTGTATATCAAGTGGGCGAGTAACGTTGATGTAAAATGCTTCCCTTTTCAAGTCCAGATTAATCGGTATAGCATTTTCGTCGTCAGAAAAGGCCTTGTCGTCATGAAGACCACGGCCATACTGATCTAGGGTATCTTTCCTGAGTTCTGGAAGAACCATCTCGGTTCTGCCCTCGATCTTTTTCACATGTTCTTCGGCCCACTGCTTGAATGAAGCGGCCACCTTAGAGTGCTTTGGCTTATTTTGTAAAAGTTTCGGGAGCTCTGAAtcgtcttcctcttcgaaattttctccttcatcgCTgtcgtcttcgtcttcctcatcgccttcatcatcagatcctttttcttcgccCTCTGCTTCCCCCTCAAAGCTGATCTTGGCATCTGCTTCatcattcttcaatgagATCAGTCCGTCTTCGTCGGAGGCAAATCCGGTAAagtcctcctcctcatcaaaatgTTGTCCGTCGTCCGAAGAATCTGCTAAGCCATTGTCATCGCCGATTTCCTcggcatcatcatcatcgactCCCTCATCTTCGCTCAGTACAAAATCGTTTTCGTCCTCGACTTTAGCAcgtttcttctcctcttgcTCCACTTTGAGTCTCCATGtgtactttttcttcgagggtttgtctttttctattCTTGCGAGATTAGGGAACCCAAAACCAGTCCCTGATCCGCCAAATTTCTGAGGACGAAAGTCCACAAATGTCGACTTGCTTTCTGTA
It encodes the following:
- a CDS encoding ATP-dependent RNA helicase ECM16 — encoded protein: MGKYRKRFNEKARAGMLAKQAALKKARQKQFTRHLDDGTKEEPEDDPKELLNTESDPNADILKPMTDEEKAERKRKLAEALYSENEKESRLSRAKRKRLDKYIEHQIKREEKRVLLEKLAKTKIDTNMLAPSKLLGQGKLTRREEMMEALELERQGRADEHTKEVLYEEHEAKDWSEGEKDEENLSEEEEDDFPSTESKSTFVDFRPQKFGGSGTGFGFPNLARIEKDKPSKKKYTWRLKVEQEEKKRAKVEDENDFVSSEDEGVDDDDAEEIGDDNGLADSSDDGQHFDEEEDFTGFASDEDGSISLKNDEADAKISFEGEAEGEEKGSDDEGDEEDEDDSDEGENFEEEDDSELPKLLQNKPKHSKVAASFKQWAEEHVKKIEGRTEMVLPELRKDTLDQYGRGLHDDKAFSDDENAIPINSDLKREAFYINVTRPLDIQESRSRLPVFSEELRIMEAIHHHDCIVLCGETGSGKTTQVPQFLYEAGFGHAGSSYPGMIGVTQPRRVAAVSMANRVGSELGDIHGKRVGYQIRFDSTIKDEDQPDGTALKFMTDGVLLREMMQDFLLTKYSALIIDEAHERNINTDILIGMLSRIVKLRRSRNIPLKLVIMSATLRVSDFSENKQLFNTPPPVLQVDARQYPVSVHFNKKTQYDYLEEAFRKTCKIHKKLPPGGILIFLTGQNEINGLVKKLRQEFPFKKKTAQYNDDNGAKYKVSNNVAMEAEDIDLDIVLRTRKETEEDETDSAEDSDEEEGFDEEQEPNQSADDPLYVLPLFSALPTVQQMKVFESPPEGSRMCIVATNVAETSLTIPGIRYVVDCGRAKERKYDEENGVQSFEVDWISKASADQRAGRAGRTGPGHCYRLFSSAVYEEYFPKFSKPEILRMPVESIVLTMKSMGIDQIVNFPFPTPPDRNALSKAESLLVTLGAVDRTSKKITELGKTMSYFPLSPRFAKILIISNQLECLPYVVAIVSALSVGDPFLEEQDLNFDADNKHRSGDDEEEDDEPETQADLEKKRKLRAKFFKSRALFSRLDEFSDAIKVLSAVCAFDHVPSNKKAQFLKDQFLRPKVMEEIAKLRHQISNIVANCTSTDTIADKLDKPVRKLGVPSKEQIAAIKQFIASGFVDQVAIRSDTIDADISLSKKATATSVAYSTLNHNFGPDIDPHVYNHSGSVIASSGRTPPQYLVFQSLNAGSNRQEGKLVRLKMKTLVDISGKQLANVAKASPLITYSKPLGHPYGPKNITSTKRECYVIPRFGAAVGDGGLGWDLPVIKVTQTKKHGSWQTD